Below is a window of Ornithodoros turicata isolate Travis chromosome 7, ASM3712646v1, whole genome shotgun sequence DNA.
GAGGTGCTCAGACAGTGCCACCAACCACTGCAGCGTCAGTGCAGTGTGTCATGCGAAATTCTCCCCAAGCAGCGCAACCTCAAGTTATACAGCCACAACCACCCCAAATTCCTTCAATGACACTGGCGACTCTGGCCGCTACTGCTCTCCCTGTGGTACAGCCATCTCCCATAGCTCTTGCACAACTGCCAATGCCTGCGACACCGTATTCACAGCCACTCCCCATAACACCGTACGTCTCTTCCGCACCCCTGCTCGGTAGCGCTGCCTGGCATCCAGGCTTGTATCCAAATGCGACGTCAAGTGGTACATTTTCCACGGATGATACGTGGGTCAAGGTGTCCGTGGACACTCAGCAGTCATCTTCAAGTTACGTGTCTTCAGGTCCTAGACCCATGGGCTTGTATACAAAACCGCCCAGTGACTCCTGGTGGTCACCCTACGGTTACATGAAGAGGATGAACCAACAGGGAAATGTTGCAGTTACCTTCATCTTCCTTGTTGGTATTGTAGCATGCGTTGTAGCTATCCTCAGTCGCTTCGGAGGTGGGCGGTCACACATCCTACAAGAGTCGGTCGACGCGGTGGATGATGACTCTCACGTCATGCACGGTCCGTGGACCAATCAAACCGGCGGCGGAACTCTTATGAAACCTTACGGACTCTGTCGGACGCTCGAATGCCGGAGAGAAGGCTTGTTCCTGAAAAGCCTTGTCGACAACGAGGGAGCTTGCACGAACTTCTACGATTACGTCTGTTCGCGCACCTGGAAGAAGGCCCACAATGAAGGATTGTCGTCCGCTGACCTTATGGTGAGGGGCGCGGCGTCTTCCATTATTAGCGTCATCAAGGCCGGTAACGTGAAAGACAGGATAGCAGAAGAAGCCAGAGGCCTATGGAAAGAGTGCATGGATGTTGACACAATCAGGAAGCTCGGCAAGAAGCCGTTTACTGCAGTTCTCAACAAAGTTGGGTTGGATGGATGGCCATACGGGCTTGCTGCTAACGTCACAGGGAAAAACGTTTGGAATGTGACTGGAGCTTTGATGCGTCTGCTAAGTCTGAACACTTTTCTAACTATCGTCGTCGAAACGATCGCCACCAACAACACAGCTCTGGTAACTATTCTGAAAGGGCCTGTACGAACATCTACCGCCTATTTCCACGTCAATGACACGAGCGAGGAGTTATTTCAAAGAATCACAAATAGAGTAACGTTTCTGGATCCACAGCACGAAATGGATGAAATTGTCGGTGGCATCGTGGCATTTTTAAGAACTATTTCCAAACTGAGTGACTTTGAACATGACAATGCGGCTATCGACAATCCAAATGAATTTCAAGCTTTCATATCGTCCGCGTTATCTGGCATTTTAGATCTCGGTAATGGCACTGTCATCAGTATCCGCCACGGAGAAGCTGTGCAGGAGTTATACCGGATGATACAGTCGATGCCACCTAGAGCAGTTCTTAATTACCTGGGCTACGCTGCAGTTGACAATCTCTGGCTGTTCTCCCCGCAAGGGCATCTATCATCGGAACAGATAAGGGCTAGAGAGCACGACTGCATTCGTATGGTTGAGCGGGCATTGCCGACGCAGGTCCACTACTTAGCTTACCTGTCCACGAAGCATCACCTGGATGTTAGTTTTTTCACTGACTTAGCCCACAACACAAAGCACCAGGTCATCAACTCCATACGAAATCTGTCCTGGATGGATACCAGCACAAAAACTCGCACCATCGAACAATTGTCAAGTACACGTGTCAAACCCTTCTTTCCGCAATGGATGTTATACAACCACATGTATCCAAAAGCATCTCGTCCAAGCCTCACTCCACTGGAAGCTCTTGTCTCTTATCAGTCAATAATGCAAAACTCCTTCGAGGAATCCGTTAAAGCTCGAGTAATCAAGGAGGACGACCACTGGATGGGATCAGTGTTTGACCAGGACTGCACATATGACGAAGAACGCAACGTGCTTTTCCTACCACTGTCTATGGCTAACTCAACAAAGGTTGCGACGAAACTCCTCCTCTATTTCCACATGCCACATGTTGGAGTACAGCTTGCAAGATGCCTTCTTGAGGCTGTAGGCTCTTCAAAACACACCAATATTTGGCCACAGCCCACTGTTCGAAAATTCGCGGATGTCCGCAAGTGCTTCGAGGAGCCTCACCTTTCTGGCGCCGTCCCAGTTCAGGACCCCAGTAAAAGGCCGTCCATTACAGCTGGTGATGTTTTCGAGCACGCCGCCGTCATTCAAGCCCATAACGTTTTCACGAGCGGGATTCGTAAGCTCAGCAAGAACATTCAAGACTATCGACTCGAGAATGCCAAGGACTTGTCCGCCGAACAACTGTTCTACATCTACTACACCAGTGGAAGGTGTCATAGTTATGGTGCTAAGTACGAAACGCCTCGAATGTCCCGACATGAAAATTCGAAGCTGGTGAACCTAGCTCTGTCGCACGACAGCTTGTTCCACAAAGCGTTCAACTGCAGTCAGAATACGGCCATGAATCCGATGAAGCAATGCCACTTCTGGACGCGGTAACACTGGCGGTAAAAGTACGCTACATACGCGCTATGCATAAGTGCAGCGACAGTGGAATTCTCATCGCTCAGCACTATAGAGAATAACGTTCACACACTGCACGGGCATTAACGCAATTCCGTAACGGAATGAGAATAAACTTCCGTAGCATGTTCATTCTTCTGGCATTATTGATTTACCCTGAGAACCCGATGATGATCGCAGAGGGTTGAAGTGCAATGAGCAAGGCGTGTCATAAGAGCGGGTGCACGTTTCCAGTACATCAACGTCAAAGAGAAGCGTGAATAGCAATACAAAGCTATAATtggggagttgcctcaggacagaagccggcaggcggcttctgtcctgtggcaactcccttcctacatctctaccggttcgctggatttctacaaAGCTATAATTAGTTGCCTGTAGTTATATGACCATAATTGTAACCGTCGTGTGCAGTGCATATGGCCCGTTATGCTGCTCCTATAAGATATCTCAGCATCCTGCTGCGGGCTTCATGAAGCCTGTGTGGGGTCGACTTTTTCTATCTGGCAGTCTTTGTTTTGTGTCGAACGCCGAATCCGAAATAGGGCTACAGATCAGGATGAGGTTAGAGCGAATTAAACCAACTAAATTTGCATTGGGTGACACTAGGAGCCAGACTCTAGGCGAACCCATGCATGAACTTCGCGGACCTTGACCAAGAGAACCTTGTTACAAAAGCAGGCgctgtgtattggcatcggagcgtaAGACCAGTCATACAGACTGGTTCcttctaacgtttcacacggactaaactaaggctacgtagatgccgACTCTAGAGCAATAATGTCTCTAGATTAGTATGTGTGTTGGACGTCGCCATGCAACGATCGAGGACTCGCTGAAAAGTTGCTACCAGGCGCCACCGCCAAGCAAGCGCCACCgccaagcaagcgccacctgtgtgtattgtcatcaagcaagagagcTACGGAGCTACGTCTCCTTTAAACAGACACTTACTTCACGTTATAATCCTACATAACAACACTGCAtataggagagtttgcttttcgtactggccGTAACAAGCAAACCCGGGAGGATCGCTGCAGAGGCCAGTacagtcctagcgagctggctaaaacatgatttgccactcaccctgaacgtggcggcaAAGACGAGTAAACGTCAGCCAACGGCGAGAGCACTCCGCAAGACAGTACAGTGCTTCCTCACTGACAAGAAGACTATAGGaattcagttccggttcagcgcCGGAAGGGGACTATAGCGGTTCAAACCGGCTAATTCTAAACGGTTCGCTTCACGAAACGGTTCAATAACACGAATTGCCTCCACCCAAATGTCGCTGTAGGCAATATTAGCTGCGCGGTACGTGTATTGCGCTGGAACATTTTTGTTGTTATATTTTATTTTCCATGGCGGTCTCAGACAGGAGATTACAATGCTCAATGCggattctttatttttttttattttttttttgcatggcGGCATTATGGCATGACACTGAGGACGAGAAATGTGCACTATTATATCAGAGCTTTTCGTCCTACCACAATCAGAGTTCTGCTCAAAATCAACACCACCATCCCCTGTGAATTAAGCGAATGAAAAAGAGgaaactaagaaaaaaaaaaaagagtataaACTGGGGAGTAATTGCTTTTTTCTTTACCACGGGGTAGGAAATAGTAATTATTCCCTTGCAAATTGTGTTTTATGCATGTCACAAGATTTTATCTTACTATAGATATATCACCGTTCAAGGTTCGATTGGAAGCATTTTCATTGACGAGCATGGATTATGTACATAAGGACTGTGAGGACAAAGTGTGAAATGCAGTACATTGTACCGTGACATTGTGACACTGTGACATACTGTACATAGTACtatgtgacattcatttagccCCATGCATTTAGTCCAGAACTGAGGGACGTGGCATTTAAGTGAGTCCTAAAAGAACAATTTGCTCACACACAGATAAATTTAGTCCTTTGTGCATCATTCTTTGCGATGCTCCTTTATGACGCTACAGCTCCTGCGGCACTAAAAGGCGTTGGCATCCAGCAGTCTCACTCCACGTAGCATAATTTAAATTTTCCCCATAGCCGGTAATTTTTGtacgtgtgaaccgttatttgaaccggttaccgaCTTTTTAACGGTTTAGTTCCTGCTCAgctaaaaataacggtttttctCTGGTACATTATGAACAAAATATTTGTAAGAACTAGGTGCGAAAGGTAGGTACCTGCAATGAAAATGTGTTAG
It encodes the following:
- the LOC135400353 gene encoding uncharacterized protein LOC135400353 — translated: MASQPPGPGRPFFRVPPDSKEEGYGYEQWISIGDTHEEQFWGDEILNPTRNLHFECDSRVQEYSSRRPQSRQVECIEGHSVQASTCTERRMLRSRHQAAEVDRTCNHTEWIQRLSSQAAGTITDKGCAASRSSAATKAAVHGQLYPAHVKTQTKTYSETAPFYGQREFTPEGYSALQYEIDTRTDIDHGQPVTQEDSLAVSCGMPASNTFLQEPGTVQNPAVFEGYVTEIPSTGPLSESVVPAVSNGRARGTLSADMTIGLMPQGKTQTRTSVHFRVESEKETFGRQLLQRPDTLFVGSSQTALSAVDRSRQQSESQYQQYYPRHQRQDTIQKTRHLSIGDTLRLVPAGNGDVVTAYVVDVIAEGAVFDDDRKKKRRKKKKRKKKKKKRRKKKKKKRKKKKKRKSKKKRKKKKSKKKKSKKKKKSKKSKKAKKKGEATVGKGSSPATPSSRSSPTTTTTTSVTKPKQKIGDVKSDTKAAPALRELKVLISRPSVPNIAPAPMPPAVWARTSMMRLQPAISQTSQCTNCGTTMLPAIGQQRAMRFSSPQQPGPQPSWSSRWGSRGRSPPQSPLPLVEDEWPSQEGLQEPRRRPSRTRSRRRRRSRSSRRRSSKRRRRSSRSYSSSSSEYSSLDDYPLRRRPRSICGPPPEPYDADPPPVDPLERYYTEPEIIGRPGRPTYASPGYRRRAGSYPFRNARSYDISPRKIPCYTEDTGGRTVSQEQMPVVVESEVMLVPQNPLQDRGAQTVPPTTAASVQCVMRNSPQAAQPQVIQPQPPQIPSMTLATLAATALPVVQPSPIALAQLPMPATPYSQPLPITPYVSSAPLLGSAAWHPGLYPNATSSGTFSTDDTWVKVSVDTQQSSSSYVSSGPRPMGLYTKPPSDSWWSPYGYMKRMNQQGNVAVTFIFLVGIVACVVAILSRFGGGRSHILQESVDAVDDDSHVMHGPWTNQTGGGTLMKPYGLCRTLECRREGLFLKSLVDNEGACTNFYDYVCSRTWKKAHNEGLSSADLMVRGAASSIISVIKAGNVKDRIAEEARGLWKECMDVDTIRKLGKKPFTAVLNKVGLDGWPYGLAANVTGKNVWNVTGALMRLLSLNTFLTIVVETIATNNTALVTILKGPVRTSTAYFHVNDTSEELFQRITNRVTFLDPQHEMDEIVGGIVAFLRTISKLSDFEHDNAAIDNPNEFQAFISSALSGILDLGNGTVISIRHGEAVQELYRMIQSMPPRAVLNYLGYAAVDNLWLFSPQGHLSSEQIRAREHDCIRMVERALPTQVHYLAYLSTKHHLDVSFFTDLAHNTKHQVINSIRNLSWMDTSTKTRTIEQLSSTRVKPFFPQWMLYNHMYPKASRPSLTPLEALVSYQSIMQNSFEESVKARVIKEDDHWMGSVFDQDCTYDEERNVLFLPLSMANSTKVATKLLLYFHMPHVGVQLARCLLEAVGSSKHTNIWPQPTVRKFADVRKCFEEPHLSGAVPVQDPSKRPSITAGDVFEHAAVIQAHNVFTSGIRKLSKNIQDYRLENAKDLSAEQLFYIYYTSGRCHSYGAKYETPRMSRHENSKLVNLALSHDSLFHKAFNCSQNTAMNPMKQCHFWTR